The Candidatus Methylomirabilota bacterium genome has a segment encoding these proteins:
- a CDS encoding radical SAM protein: MSWKLKRKAQALLAGEEGQVHKDWGGRMSIALVYPNSYAVGMSNLGFQTIYEHLNAIPDVVCERVFFPDPEDLEEQRRSGTAPFSLESLRPLRDFDLIGFSVTYEGDYINAVRLLAMAGIPLRAAERGRHDPIVLMGGVCAFSNPEPVAPFMDAVAVGEGEELVGEIVEAWRASGAEEARDRRRRFLERLAGLDGIYVPGAYDIGYAVDGTIEAVTPRESGAPGVIVKRRLRDVDAFETRSMLKTPKAEYGHMALLEVGKGCGRGCRFCLEGQIYRPVRHRSLEALRESVAQIAKESTRVGLVGACVSDYPHIGELMKMLEEYGVEVSISSLRADSLTEDLVASLQRGGHRTLTMAPEAGTARLRRVIRKLITDEQLMAACDLLRKYGIPNLKCYFMIGQPTETMEDVLAIVDLARRMLERLRVPGPDGHPFGKLTLSVSSFVPKPWTPFQWAPFDDPRDLEAKLDAIKQGARRLSVRVVHENPREAGLQALLARGDRRVADFIELAARREGDWRRALREWDGEAAFYTQRPRPESEIFPWDHFDVGVKKPGLLREWQRAGLGEPALPQVR, encoded by the coding sequence CAGCTATGCCGTGGGCATGTCGAATCTGGGCTTCCAGACCATCTACGAGCACCTGAACGCCATTCCCGACGTCGTCTGCGAGCGCGTCTTTTTCCCCGATCCCGAGGACCTCGAGGAGCAGCGGCGCAGCGGGACGGCTCCCTTCTCGCTCGAGTCGCTGCGCCCGCTCAGGGACTTCGACCTCATCGGCTTCTCCGTCACCTACGAAGGCGACTATATCAATGCTGTCCGTCTGCTCGCCATGGCGGGCATCCCGCTGCGGGCGGCCGAGCGCGGCCGCCATGATCCCATCGTGCTCATGGGCGGGGTGTGCGCGTTCTCGAATCCCGAGCCGGTGGCGCCCTTCATGGACGCGGTCGCCGTGGGGGAGGGCGAAGAGCTCGTGGGCGAGATCGTCGAGGCGTGGCGGGCGAGCGGGGCGGAGGAGGCCCGGGACCGGCGGCGCCGTTTTCTCGAGCGCCTGGCCGGGCTCGACGGCATCTATGTGCCGGGCGCCTACGACATCGGATACGCGGTGGACGGAACCATCGAGGCAGTGACGCCGCGCGAGTCCGGGGCCCCCGGCGTGATCGTCAAGCGGCGGCTCCGCGACGTCGATGCCTTCGAGACGCGGTCCATGCTGAAGACCCCGAAGGCCGAGTACGGTCACATGGCGCTCCTCGAAGTCGGCAAGGGGTGCGGGAGAGGCTGCCGGTTCTGTCTGGAAGGGCAGATCTACCGGCCCGTGCGCCACCGGAGCCTGGAGGCCCTGCGCGAGTCCGTGGCCCAGATCGCGAAAGAGTCCACTCGGGTGGGGCTGGTGGGGGCCTGCGTGTCCGACTACCCGCACATCGGCGAGCTCATGAAGATGCTCGAGGAGTACGGCGTGGAGGTCTCGATCTCGTCGCTGCGCGCCGACAGCCTGACCGAGGATCTGGTAGCGTCGCTCCAGCGGGGCGGGCACCGGACGCTGACCATGGCGCCGGAGGCGGGCACAGCACGCCTGCGCCGGGTCATTCGCAAGCTCATCACCGACGAGCAGCTCATGGCCGCCTGCGATCTCCTGCGCAAGTACGGCATCCCCAACCTCAAGTGCTACTTCATGATCGGCCAGCCCACGGAGACGATGGAGGATGTCCTGGCCATTGTCGACCTCGCCCGCCGCATGCTCGAGAGGCTCCGCGTGCCGGGTCCCGACGGCCACCCCTTCGGCAAGCTGACCCTGTCGGTCTCCTCCTTCGTGCCCAAGCCCTGGACGCCCTTCCAGTGGGCGCCGTTCGACGACCCACGCGATCTCGAGGCCAAGCTCGACGCGATCAAGCAGGGGGCCCGGAGGCTTTCCGTCCGCGTAGTGCACGAGAATCCCCGTGAGGCGGGGCTGCAGGCCCTCCTGGCCCGAGGCGATCGCCGGGTGGCGGACTTCATCGAGCTCGCCGCGCGGCGGGAGGGCGACTGGCGCCGGGCCTTGAGAGAGTGGGACGGGGAGGCGGCCTTCTACACGCAGCGCCCCCGCCCCGAGTCCGAGATCTTCCCGTGGGACCACTTCGACGTGGGCGTCAAGAAGCCGGGTCTCCTGCGCGAGTGGCAGCGGGCCGGACTCGGCGAGCCCGCCCTCCCTCAGGTGCGCTGA
- a CDS encoding Rieske (2Fe-2S) protein, translating into MPRVRVGSTKDVPAGEGRVVEAGGRTVALFNVDGSFYALDNVCAHRGGPLGEGELDGPVVTCPWHAWRWDVTSGANMNNPAVKMACFPVSVDGEQVWVELP; encoded by the coding sequence ATGCCTCGCGTGCGCGTGGGAAGCACCAAGGACGTGCCGGCGGGGGAGGGACGCGTGGTCGAGGCGGGAGGCCGGACGGTGGCCCTCTTCAATGTGGACGGCTCCTTCTACGCCCTCGACAATGTCTGCGCCCACCGCGGGGGTCCGCTGGGCGAGGGCGAGCTCGACGGCCCCGTGGTGACCTGTCCCTGGCACGCCTGGCGCTGGGATGTCACGAGCGGCGCCAACATGAACAATCCCGCCGTCAAGATGGCATGCTTCCCCGTCAGCGTCGACGGCGAGCAGGTGTGGGTGGAGCTGCCGTGA
- the moaA gene encoding GTP 3',8-cyclase MoaA, whose translation MLPRQRRRRAGVGGAAVIRDAWQRPLRNLRLSVTDRCNLRCAYCMPEEEYAWLPRADILTFEEIAQLVDVFADLGVDKVRFTGGEPLLRKDLPRLVTMIAAEPRIRDLAITTNGILLAAEASALRRAGIGRVTVSLDTLRPDRFRALTRRDSHAQVLEGIAAVHGMGWGGLKLDSVVLRGTNDDELADLIEFGKRMSAEIRFIEYMDVGGATRWTMEQVVSRREMLERLSARYGAIEPVVEESSAPADRFRLSDGTVFGIISSTTAPFCASCDRSRLTADGQWLLCLYATAGLDLRKSLREGLSKEEITAIIRSAWQGRRDRGAEERLAVKNRQPLVQITELRARPHLEMHTRGG comes from the coding sequence ATGCTTCCCCGTCAGCGTCGACGGCGAGCAGGTGTGGGTGGAGCTGCCGTGATCCGCGACGCCTGGCAGCGTCCGCTCCGCAACCTGCGTCTGTCCGTCACGGACCGCTGTAATCTCCGCTGCGCCTACTGCATGCCCGAGGAGGAATACGCCTGGCTGCCCCGGGCCGACATCCTGACCTTCGAGGAGATCGCACAGCTCGTGGACGTGTTCGCCGACCTCGGCGTGGACAAGGTGCGCTTCACGGGCGGCGAGCCTCTTCTGCGCAAGGATCTGCCTCGTCTCGTCACCATGATCGCGGCCGAGCCGCGAATCCGCGATCTCGCCATCACCACCAATGGCATCCTGCTCGCGGCCGAGGCGTCGGCGCTCCGGAGGGCGGGCATCGGCCGCGTGACGGTGAGCCTCGACACCCTCAGGCCCGACCGCTTCCGGGCCCTCACGCGGCGGGACAGCCATGCCCAGGTCCTCGAGGGCATCGCCGCCGTCCACGGCATGGGCTGGGGCGGTCTCAAGCTCGACAGCGTGGTGCTCCGCGGCACCAACGACGACGAGCTGGCCGACCTCATCGAGTTCGGCAAGCGCATGAGCGCGGAGATCCGCTTCATCGAGTACATGGACGTGGGCGGCGCCACGCGCTGGACCATGGAGCAAGTGGTCTCCCGGCGCGAGATGCTCGAGCGGCTTTCCGCGCGCTACGGCGCCATCGAGCCGGTGGTCGAGGAGTCCTCGGCGCCCGCCGACCGCTTCCGGCTCTCCGATGGCACGGTCTTCGGCATTATTTCTTCGACCACGGCGCCCTTCTGCGCCTCGTGCGACCGGAGCCGGCTCACTGCCGACGGGCAGTGGCTCCTCTGTCTCTACGCCACGGCCGGCCTCGACCTGAGGAAATCACTCAGGGAAGGCTTGTCGAAAGAGGAGATCACCGCGATCATCCGCTCGGCCTGGCAGGGCCGGCGCGATCGGGGAGCCGAGGAGCGGCTGGCCGTGAAGAACAGGCAGCCCCTGGTCCAGATCACGGAGCTGCGGGCCCGGCCACACCTCGAGATGCACACGCGCGGCGGCTAG